The following proteins are co-located in the Pirellulales bacterium genome:
- the rph gene encoding ribonuclease PH — translation MPTRHDGRRPNEIRPPKIKRRYTRAAPGSVLYQAGNTTVLCTASVEEQVPPWMKGKGRGWVTAEYNMLPGSTSPRKRRDRDGKVDGRTTEIQRLIGRSLRAICDLDALGERSITVDCDVLEADGGTRTASITGAFIALVDAMHTLREKLDPARPPLVDSVAAVSVGIVGGHALLDLDYPEDVDAEVDMNVVMTGGGRFVEVQGTGEEATFSEKELQTLVKLAKVGIAELHTLQRQTLGKQWPLAK, via the coding sequence ATGCCCACTCGCCACGACGGTCGCCGCCCCAACGAAATCCGGCCCCCGAAGATCAAGCGTCGTTACACACGCGCCGCACCCGGCAGCGTGCTCTACCAGGCGGGCAATACGACTGTGCTCTGTACGGCCAGCGTCGAGGAACAAGTGCCGCCGTGGATGAAGGGAAAGGGACGCGGCTGGGTCACGGCTGAATACAACATGTTGCCCGGCAGCACCAGCCCGCGCAAACGTCGCGATCGCGACGGCAAGGTCGATGGCCGCACGACCGAGATCCAGCGCTTGATCGGGCGCAGCTTGCGGGCGATCTGCGATCTCGATGCACTGGGCGAGCGGTCGATCACGGTCGATTGCGACGTGCTCGAGGCGGATGGCGGCACGCGCACCGCTTCGATTACCGGCGCCTTCATCGCACTGGTCGATGCGATGCACACTCTTCGCGAGAAGTTGGACCCCGCGCGGCCGCCGCTCGTCGATAGCGTGGCGGCGGTCAGCGTGGGCATTGTCGGCGGTCACGCCCTATTGGATCTGGATTATCCGGAAGATGTCGATGCGGAAGTCGACATGAACGTGGTGATGACCGGCGGAGGCCGCTTTGTCGAGGTCCAAGGAACCGGCGAAGAAGCCACGTTCAGTGAGAAGGAATTACAAACTCTTGTCAAGCTCGCCAAAGTCGGCATCGCAGAACTGCACACGCTACAGCGCCAGACGCTCGGCAAGCAGTGGCCGCTGGCGAAATAA